A genomic segment from Branchiostoma floridae strain S238N-H82 chromosome 7, Bfl_VNyyK, whole genome shotgun sequence encodes:
- the LOC118420262 gene encoding methyltransferase-like protein 7A gives MASVLRRVAVSATLVSLTVPAGLYAFAKLSPETAAVYCKPAFLWICARLKRINQKRFSRLKENIFSGLREQDGRSLQVLEIGPGKGTNFEYFPPRTSVIAVDPNPYFKLDLEESSKRYPDVKVTKFVVAGAEDMADVAEGSVDAVVCTLVLCSVHDVDAVLGEVKRVLKPGGRFYYLEHVRHPTLARTQALQELFNSVFYSLGGGCNINRETWRNIDNAGFSDVKYKMEGNIRPKFMFHMLYGTAVK, from the exons ATGGCCTCAGTCCTCCGCCGTGTGGCCGTCTCCGCTACCCTGGTGTCCCTAACCGTTCCTGCCGGACTGTACGCCTTCGCCAAACTCAGCCCTGAGACGGCAGCAGTCTACTGCAAGCCTGCGTTCCTCTGGATATGTGCTAGACTCAAAAGAATCAACCAGAAGCGATTTTCTCGATTGAAAGAGAACATATTTTCTGGGCTGAGGGAACAAGATGGGAGATCTTTGCAAGTTTTGGAGATCGGGCCGGGGAAAGGAACCAACTTTGaatattttcccccaagaactTCTGTGATCGCTGTTGACCCCAACCCCTACTTTAAACTTGATCTTGAAGAAAGTTCCAAACGGTACCCCGATGTTAAG GTGACGAAGTTCGTAGTTGCTGGTGCAGAGGACATGGCTGACGTGGCGGAGGGATCTGTGGACGCTGTCGTGTGTACTTTGGTCCTGTGCTCCGTCCATGACGTCGACGCCGTCCTTGGAGAGGTCAAGAGAGTTCTCAAGCCG GGAGGCAGGTTCTATTACCTGGAGCACGTGCGGCACCCGACCCTAGCCCGGACACAGGCCCTACAGGAGCTGTTCAACTCCGTCTTCTACTCGCTCGGAGGCGGCTGCAATATAAACAGGGAAACGTGGAGAAACATCGACAATGCCGGCTTCTCAGACGTCAAGTACAAAATGGAGGGCAACATCAGGCCCAAGTTCATGTTTCACATGCTGTATGGGACGGCTGTAAAGtag